Part of the Archocentrus centrarchus isolate MPI-CPG fArcCen1 chromosome 4, fArcCen1, whole genome shotgun sequence genome is shown below.
tactggcagccgGTTCTTTCCAGCAGAGCTTAGTTTGGAGGGGGAAGATTTAAAGTGATGCACAGGCACTCCTACGGCTGTAACGAAAACAGGGTACATTGTCCCACTTAACTGAATCTAAATTGACAATAAATccaaataaatttgctttttgcacttaaagaatgaagttatttattattttttatttacttttcttactgcCGTGGAAGCAGAGTGAATGGGGGACCATTAACTGACGGACCAGACAGCTGCTTTACTATCTGGCGCCAGTATGTGATTCATACTCGACTTGCAGTCCATTCAACATGAACACCGCTGAAAAATTAttaaacataacacaaaggGGAAATAAGAAGAAGCTTGTACTTATAAAATGgcttcaaaaactgaaattactctcaaaaaagaagagatgctctctgtgtgaaagaaaaatgaaaatgagaaaaggtgGCAACACAAGAGATGGATATCGCTGGTAAGTTCTTGATTTCCTATAAATTTCTTAAATTTGACCTATGTCTTCCATATGCCTGAATTACACATTTCTAGGTTAGTTATTTGCATTTGGAGAGTACTTTGAAAGTACTTTAGTAAGACATTTTGTAAAATACCATCAGCTAATCAGCACagtcacaaaaatttaaaatattattattgttgtttattgatatttaatgtattaattcaTGTATTCATTATGTTTTACCAAATGGCATATTTTGTTCAAAGGGTGTGTCGAAGACATAATAGATTCATGTCCAAATCCATAAGAGATGGGTCTATTTTCTCAGGCTCTCGCTCCTCCTTGACTTCTTGGATGATGTTCATGCATAGGTTtgttacacagacatacatataGTCATGATAAACAGTAAGTACATATGTACTGCATGTAGTAAACTATTTTGACTCATAGCAtaatattaaacacaaactgttgtaaaattaggtaaatgcaaccttgaatgagcagcaacaacatttcattatttatttaataaaagctacgcaaaaatgaagaagcagTATATGAAAATTAAGTActaactaagtacaccccatgattaagtagtgtgtagaaccacctttagtaaTATCCCTTCTATTCtaccacattattattttataataatttcataCATGTGACATAACAGTAACACCTTTTACATGATTAAGAAGTCAGTAATAAACTGTGTTAATATCACATTAACATTATTCATATAGGTTTACTACATTGCTGCAGGTTTGCACAAGGGCTAAGACTGAGGCAAGTGGACTTAATTGAAGAGGGAGTCTGTGGAAGCAGCCGCACTTTGTCCAAGATGTCCAAGACACtaaggagggtgtgtgtgcaaGCAGTTAAGCACCtgaagaggagggggaaaaTGAGAATAGGTGGAAGACatggttttgttgtcattgATGAGAGCAAGTTTTGTCACAAGAGAAAGGTAAagatatgaatttatttaagaTATTAATTGGTGAATAATGGTGATAGGTACATCTGTATCTATGAAATTGTTGTTCAGACAACTGCAAATAAATCATGCCTTAACACTGTCCTCTTTCCAAAAACTTCTAATTTTTCAGTATGCACGCGGGCGATTTGGTGCTACTTGGCGCAGGAGAGGCTGGGTTTTTGGATTGTTGGAAGTCAATCAACGGAGAAGGAGGCCTGTGTTGAAATTTGTTCGCAGACGAAATTCTGAAAGACTACTTCCTATTATACAGCGATATGTTAGACCTGCAAGTACAATTTTGAGTGACTCTTGGCGTTCCTACTGCAGACTGAGGCAACATGGGTATATACACTACCAAGTCAATCACCAGAGGTTTTTTGTTCACCCTGCTACAGGAGCACATACCCAGCATATAGAAAGGTCCTGGAGAACCTTTAAGCAAGAGGTGTACCGTTTCAGAGGCAACATGACTGAGAAGTCACTGAGAGAGATCCTACATTTTATTGAGTGGAACTACTGGCTGGGTAGACAACACAGAAATGGACCCCTTGGTCGCCTTTTCAAGGATATAAGAGCCATACATCCAGTACAATAACATCACCCCTGTGGCTGGAGCCTTTTTgcatggagtttgtatgttatctccagatctgtgtgggctctctctggctactctggcttcctcccacagtcatgcATGGGGTTAGATAAATTGGTGATTAGCTCTAGGTCTGACTGTGTAAATTGACCCTAGTTGTAAATGTGAATAGTTCGTCTCGGCATTAGCCcgatgacagactggtgacctgtccaatgTGTAGCCCATCTCCCGcaaatgacagctgagacagGGTCCAGCTCCCCTGGAAAAAATGCATAGATGgatggcattttgtttttgtgtattggacatttaaaatatgtattccatTGTCATCCAGATATAAAATGTGCTGTGACAGAGGATCTTCTACACTCCTATGCAAtttcaaaaactattttaaatagaCCTCTTAGCTATGCTTAATATTGTGATCCTCAAACAAATACAATGCAGTTATTTTCCAGCGAGCTTTTAATGAGtgttttatgcatgtttatttttttaaatctaatactTAATGTTTTTCAAACAGGTAGTTTAGCATTTTCCATGTGTTTCCAGTTCATCATCAGAACTcttgacttttgttttattcagtgattaaCTTGGCAATAAATACAGTTTACAAGCCTGATTCttgcttattacacagaacctaccaccattatttccagataatgctcacacttcttgtagtttgctttaataggttattgcatagaaacagtcggttttgcattttgcagccctgattcctgcttaatacacagaaactaccatgagcatttccagataatgctcacacttgttgtagtt
Proteins encoded:
- the LOC115779342 gene encoding uncharacterized protein LOC115779342 — protein: MNTAEKLLNITQRGNKKKLVLIKWLQKLKLLSKKKRCSLCERKMKMRKGGNTRDGYRWVCRRHNRFMSKSIRDGSIFSGSRSSLTSWMMFMHRFAQGLRLRQVDLIEEGVCGSSRTLSKMSKTLRRVCVQAVKHLKRRGKMRIGGRHGFVVIDESKFCHKRKYARGRFGATWRRRGWVFGLLEVNQRRRRPVLKFVRRRNSERLLPIIQRYVRPASTILSDSWRSYCRLRQHGYIHYQVNHQRFFVHPATGAHTQHIERSWRTFKQEVYRFRGNMTEKSLREILHFIEWNYWLGRQHRNGPLGRLFKDIRAIHPVQ